GAGTTGTATCAAAAAGAGTGAAGAATTTGAGATCGCACTTGAAATAGTTGAAGCCTAGAGcccatgtgggcatcacccttagaataaaatgataaaGTCTTCAATCTAGCAAGTTATTACGACGAGAGTTGAATGTGTTGTTACTCCTCCAATCCTAAGATGGCAAAAACTTTAGTGTTTTCAGAGTATTTTCGACACGTATCTCCGATACTTGTGTGTGAAATTTCAATTGCATGCCGGTACCTTTATTCACtgatataaatacaaaaataccTGGTAAAAACAACAATTTAAGTATGTACACTTTGATTGTCTATAGTGTAGTTTCAATAATCCTGTAGGATCTGTGAAATACTGGGTGAACCCCAAacttcaataaaacaataactaATTAGGCTACACTAGTTAGATTTCAATGGTTTCTGTGAAATTATGGATGCAGCAAGCCCACATGAATTGTTTgtaaaaagattgattgatttttgtgTAAAATGATGGAGACAGTGGAAGTGACCGAGCACCGCTCCAACCCGGAACTACTTCCGGTGCAAATCGTGTCCTCGGAGGGCGGCAGGGTGGAGGTGATTTCCAAGATGGCGCCGAACCCCGGACATATGACGCCGGATATGATGACCGCTACCCAATACATCAACCTGCACCGACTACCGGAACACATGAACAAGGTAGGTACactaaatagaacaatattattattaaacgaaaatccaaattaaatgctgtaattcaccccgaaggcttctgctactgcaaatattgacgacagggtaaacagctagatggaaattcgatgagtgctactattcaaaaactatTAGTCAGCCCGGGAATGACAAATTGTttgttcccgggctgacaaataattttttgaatagtagcgctcatcgaattaacaacattgccgatcctccatcttttcaatgccttctatagacggtagctgatgtaggtttaattatgtaatattaactgttcatccccatttgaaataataaattatattttattaagcaagaaattatatttttcaattatttcataattaagatggaatattttgctaattaattattaattccacattgttgaaagacgatctggcaacatcgcaatgcgagAAAgcgatagcgctatcagctttgttgaatgatagacaaggatagcgctatctctttcttgctttgctctctTGCCacatcgtcttttaacaatgtggaatgaacgagtaattaacaaaatatttcatcttaattatgaaactgttgaaaaatataattgattattttaaaccagaatgaaccgttaatattacatcaataaacctgtatcagctaccgtctttaaaaggcattgacaagacagaggaccggtaacgttgatctcctatctttctccactgccattataatgtggatctCACTTTAGCGttatatgtatgtatattatatgtaaCACTGATAGGGTCTGACACTACTCAAATGTATCTGTacatattttgataaatatttggactatttttatcaaaattagggagaggaacagttttgggtttatcctgttgattctctcccaatcattaatttgatgttgtggttaaggaatgtaataaatgtaaatgtaatgtaataaaGATGAATTcttgtcaataaaatataatttattttttaattctatttttgatgaataaaatattattttttcaaaattcaaattcatttattgccaaaaaggAAACTAACAATAatttactcatacacatacataatacacgagcaaaaataaaaataaaatgttcataatacaatattacacatCTGCTCTCATGCATATACATGAGAgcagaaaaaaacaattataaaatttctaggcatcaccagcaaaaagaaaaatcttggcccgctggtgagagttgcttGAAAAAAATCCTTGAaataactagaaaattgaaacgaaaagctttataacaaaagtagatttgtttttcaattctattttcgatgaataaaatataatttctattttattgtcAGGTGATAGTAACCGATCCGATATCGGGCGATCTGATCGCTCATCACGTGGACCTGACCTCGGCGAGCGGAGGCGAGTTCGCACCTCACGCACACTACTATGACACCGAAGAACTCCTGGCGCACGGTCTGACCGCCGAGGAAGAACGCCGGATCGCCGCCGAAATTGTCGCCGTGCAACTGAAGCAGGGCGGTGGAACGCTGGTGACCGCTCAAGACCTCCTGAACGCCAAAACGCTGACCTCTCTGAGTACGGTCAGCATGGACGGTCAGAAAGCGGTCTACATACAGACGGTGGAGGATGTTGACATGCACAACTTGCAACAGCAGGAGAACGCCGAACGCGGCGCTATCATGAAGATCTATCCTCAGCAACAACAGGAGATGCAGGTAGTTGGAACCGCGAtcagtctatagtgaggtgcaccatataatggcagtggacaaagattgattgattgattgagtactttatttatgtagattacaatatatactggcttatacacttgtatacaatagcttacaatacagcaaagttatagatgaattcacataatatagactaagaaaataactattgaactgtatattatatgaaaaagcaatttgtaatataataactatagataataaacatattgttatgcatctacataattggcggagctttggacatatcaatgtccattctttgggaagaatattaaaaatatcctccccactaactctctaccaagataggagaataacgctgccgatcatctgtcttgtcaatttattctattgacGGTAGCTGTTACaggattattgatgtaatattaactgttcattctcgtttgaattaattaattattacttatcaagcaagaaattatagtttttaataactttataatgaatttttataattaaaatgaaatatttcttatttttgattctacattgttaaaagacgatctggcaacagagcaaagcaagaaagagatagcgctatcctctttattgaatgataggcaaggatagcaataccattgctaataaacactgccattgtaaagtggacctcactatagttgtagTAAGTCTTTAGATATACAGAGTGTtacacgaaaggtgtaacaaccgaaggCCATTTAGATTCTACATGGAATTTGCAAAATCATTGCAAACGGGTGACCACTTGGGAGCAAGCACCActcaatataattgattagtTGGGAAATTCTCTCCTGGTGGTTCATAAAGCTCTTGATAATATTACTTCATCTCTTGGTAATATTGCAATGCAATAGGGAAATCCCTTACCACTTAAATTACTGTAACGGGATATTCCACAATGCTCAACTTTATGTATCTTCAACGATTCTAATAGAATTTGACTTTCTTTTAAAGTGTTGTCATAGAATCATTTGACTGAACTATTCAATGTTTATTTCAGTATTCTGAAATAATTACCTTATTGTGtagaatttattaatgattagaGTTGTCCTATGTAGCATATTAATATGGAGtgtgttttatttgtattttttgttatatattttcatttgtttagtattttactatgacaaaaaatgaattgaattgaatatgtaCCTTGACAAATGCATACGTTCGtcaatgaagaaaataaagaatCATAGAATCTCTTTTAATCTATagaatcattgataaaaatgcATAATCATGGAATGTCTATTACAATTTCTGTTTTGTTATGCAGGTGCTAACTAGGACTCAATCACAGCAACCTTTGCCTCCGTTGAAGAAAGTATTGTCCAGTCAGTCAATGATGATTCGCAACAAATACAACGAAACTCCTGGAATTATGGTCGAATTACACAACTCGCACTGTTGGTAAGtcagtttttattataaatcacaatgccgcatccacatgttggcTGTTGGCCCAGTTGAAGTCCAAAGCTAGTCTGTGTCTTCGGCGAAAGGCTGCAAGTAAAAAAAAATCACTTTGTCACTCTTTGCGTAATTGTCTCTTCATTGGACCTTATTTTTATGAAGGAGTAACAAGTCCTGAGGAGCGCAGGGCCACCAGTTTTGATCATTCAAATGCGCTCCTCAGCACATTACATAGTTTGATAGTGCAAAtctggagagaagaagaaatgccTGAAGACTGGCACACGGCGTTAATATGTCCTATCCACAAAAAAGGAAGCAAAATCGACTGCACAAACTACAGAGGAATAGCCTTGTTAAGTGTTGCTTATAAGATATTGACCAAAATAATTGccaagagattgataccatatATGGATGAGATAATAGGAGACTATCAATGTGGATTTAGGCCGAACAGATCATGTACAGATCATATATTCACAATACGCACATTTTAGAGAAATGCTATGAGTACAATAAGTCTACATCAACTTTACATAGACTATAAACAAGCATTTGATAGCATAAAAAGAGATAGTCTCATTAAAGCTATGATAGAATTTGGTATACCTTGTAAGCTGGTGAGATTGGTCAGAATGACACTCAAAGAgactaaatataaaataaaggtGCAAGGGAGACTATCTAGCAGTTTCATGGCAAGCAAAGGTCTGAGACAAGGAGATGTTTTATCAGCAATGCTGTTCAACATAAGTTTGGAGAAAGTAATGCGAAACTTGACTGTCAATCCAAATGGAACAATCATGGATAGAACATTGCAATATATGGCATATGCGGATGATGTGGTTTTGATTGCTAGGAACAAAAGAGCTCTGGAAGAAGGTTTCAACCAACTGGAAATTGGCTCTCAGAATACAGGACTCACCATAAATGCAAACAAGACAAAATACATGTTCAACAGCAGGATAGATGGTCAAGAAAACGAAAGGCAACTAGTGATGGGCAATAGTATCTTTGAAAGAGTTGACGAATTCAAGTACTTAGGTGCTATGATAACACATAGAAATGAAGTGCAGGTAGATATCAAAGCAAAGCTGTCAGCAGGTAATCGATGCTATTATGCcatgaaacattttttgaattccCGGCTCATCACtaggaaagtgaaaatacaaGTATATATCACCGTTATTAGACCAGTAGTGCTTTATGGTGCAGAAACTTGGGTCCTAACTCAAAAGACGAAGCGCTACTTAATGTCTGGGAAAGAAAATCCTCCGGAAAATATATGGACCTATCTTCAGTAATGGAGAATGGAGGATACGTACTAATCAGGAGTTACGAGAGCTTTTCGGAAACCCAGACATTGTGAGTGAGATAAAAGTTAGGCGTCTTAGCTGGCTGGGACACCTTGAACGAATGAGTGACTCCAGGAGTGCGAAAAAAGTCCACAGAATGAATCCAGGTGGAAGAAGATTAAAGGGAAGACCGAGAATGCGCTGGATTGATGACGTAGAGAATGACCTGAAAGAAATGGGTATCAGAGGTTGGAGGAGAAAGGTGCAAGACCGAGACGAATGGAGAGGCATATTGCGGAAGGCCAAGACCTCAATGGGTTGTAGAGCCACGGAGTAAAAGTAGTAAGTAAACAAGTCCCCTTGCCATACACCACTTCTGTGTAAATTAGGTCTCTCATGCGTTTCATCAGTTGATGCAATATGAATTAATTTAGGtacttcaattatttaaaaaataaattattttcttattaatcGACAGGACAACAATAGCTGCATCAAAGCGGAACACCACTTAGAAGACGCGGCGGCCACACAGCAGGTTGTGATGACAACCACCAGCACACCAACACCAACCACCACAACGCTAGCCCCGCCCCCTCATCCTCCGCCATTACTAGCCCCACCTCCTCATCCGCCCCCTCTAACCACTGCCCACACCTCAGCGTCATTGGCCCCGCCCCCTCTAGCCTCAAACCATCATCCTCCGTCACTTGCCACCACCCACAACTCGGCGCCATTGGCCCCGTCTCCCCACCCTCCGTCACTGGCCCCGCCCACCGACGAatcagaggaggaggaggacgacgGTGAGAGTGCGCGCGCAGCATCCAGGAAGTCTCTGCCGCACAAGAAGCGTTTTCCGCGCAAACTGAAGGCAACGCCCACCAGCGGCGCGAGAGTGGGTGCGCAGAAGACCTACAAGTGCAGCAAATGCGGAGAGAGCTTTAGTACGCAACATTTGTTGACTGCGCACAGGTAAATCACAACactatagagaaaatatagcataagaagatatcccatagtatagggcgtttatgttcccaatttcactgttaattcaaGCAAACGCTGCCACATACTTTCCCtggccccctgtgggttggggaaGCTTTGactcgatcatcgtactcaagaatatgttgaaaaccagaattcacccacagtatccatgcttgtcgtagtttcggaggggcaaaaagaataACTcgagagaccagagatgggtgacactccaggcacaaatgtaggtcaagagactaagtcgagggtggccaggtgccctagaggcaatttggccaccccttcctcagcggtaggaccttcaaagtatgccaggagtggaactctcgtaggtcacgaggactaatcagtctgtagagactgccaagcatatcacactggattgctacaagcaaccgggtgatgaatgggatgttagtatagggaaaaactccatCCTGGTTCTTGCAaagaacacaggtattggtttgcctaactaacatactacttgggaacacaataagcttcggttgacgtgtggggttctttgaacctttggacccttcaaaaacaataaacaatacttTCCCTGTATATcgctattaaattttattgttatGATGACgactataaaaaattattcattcatgcaCATACAGAAATAAAggatataattatcattttacaGGTCCGTACACACGGGAGCGCCAATCAAACAACGCTCGTTCAACTGTGAACTGTGTCAGAATAAACAGTTTGCCACGCAGTTGAAGTTTTTCGAACATCTGAAGGGTCACTATGAACCAGCTGCGGTGGGGGAAGGGGTGACTGAGGGTGGGGCTTCCAATTTGGAAATGCCGCCAATTCAGGATGCCAATACAATGATCGCTGATGCAAAGAACGATCATGTCACTCAACAGGTAGGCCTCTATGTTTACAGTCgaaaatgttgataatattatttaagaACATTCATGTTATCACATTTATCTTATCAACGGCCAATGCCGTTTGGGTTGACGTATCGACAATACTAATCATCTGTTTCCGCAGTTTATCACTTTATCTGTTGTAAAGAACTATCACCAGAAGCTAATatcctatagtgtggtccacttcataatggcagtggaggaagataggtgaacaacgttgccgatcctctgtcttgtcaatgccttctatagacggtagctgatacaggtttattgatgtgatataaactgtttattctcgttttaaTGATTgcctattttattaagcaagaaattatattttccaatcatttcataatgaatttctataattaagatggaatatttttttgttaatcaattattacttttacattgttgaaagacgatctggcaatgcgagaaagagatagcgctatccgttttgttgaatgatagacaaggatagcaataccattgctaatcaaacactgccattataacgtggacctcactatacaagaCATTCTGTCAACTGGTCagcccactacctccgtaaacaaagccgtagcgCATTCGTGTGACGTAAGCACAGGTAGCAAATAAAACAGGTAGCAGGTGGCTCTTACACAaatagaaacactagctgataaagatcagctgaaatcaacgaattttgattggtgtaggagccctacctgtgctgacgtcacacgaatgcactacggttTTGTTTACGGAGATTGTGGTCAGCCTGAGTtaaaagcagagaaaggtcgagagaaattACTATGTAACTTTGAGTTATTATAATGGCATGGGGAGAAAAGATTGCACCCTTCATGCACAAGTAACTAAACTATTTCGGTTTTAGTACAATTGACTAACTAAGAGCCAAGCCACATGACGCGTTTTTTCAGAGGAATCGGCAGGGCATGAAGttttccgattggctgattattcACCGATTCCCAAATAGCCGATCGGAGAGCTTTCTATCCTGTCTACtcgcctgaaaaacgcttcatgtggcttggcccttggGGTGTCAATTGCACTAAAACTGAAATAGTTTAGCTTTTTGTCCATGAAGGGTGAAAAGTGCAATCTTTAGAAATGGTTTAAAACTTTTTTATCATCCTTAAATATACATACCTTACCTTGgttagcagcagcagcaacagcaaCAGTATGTAGAAGAGCAACCTCTGGCCGCGCCGGTCAAAACAGAACTGCTCACCTGTCTGCAGTGCGGCAGGGGCTTCAAGCGGCAGAAGGCATTGGCTGCGCACCATGCCATTGCGCACGCTCCCCCACCACCGCCCCTGTTGGCCACGCCGTCTCCCCAGCCACGCCCCCTTCACGACAACATGGCCGCTGACGAGTTCATGCACATACAGAAATAaaggatataattattattttacaggtCCGTACACACGGGAGCGCCAATCAAACAACGCTCGTTCAACTGTGAACTGTGTCAGAATAAACAGTTTGCCACGCAGTTGAAGTTTTTCGAACATCTGAAGGGTCACTATGAACCAGCTGCGGTGGGGGAAGGGGTGACTGAGGGTGGGGCTTCCAATTTGGAAATGCCGCCAATTCAGGATGCCAATACAATGATCGCTGATGCAAAGAACGATCATGTCACTCAACAGGTAGGCCTCTATGTTTACAGTCgaaaatgttgataatattatttaagaACATTTATGTTATCACATTTATCTTATCAATGGCCAATGCCGTTTGGGTTGACGTATCGACAATACTAATCATCTGTTTCCGGAGTTTATCACTTTATCTGTTGTAAAGAACTATCACCAGAAGCTaatttcctatagtgaggtccacttcataatggcagtggagaaagatgaacaacgttgccgatcctctgtcttgtcaatgccttctatagacggtagctgatacaggtttattgatgtgatataaactgtttattctcgttttaaTGATTgcctattttattaagcaagaaattatatttttcaatcatttcataatgaatttctataattaagatggaatatttttttgttaatcaattattacttttacattgttaaaagacgatctggcaatgcgagaaagagatagcgctatccgttttgttgaacgatagacaaggatagcaataccattgctaatcaaacactgccattataacgtggacctcactatacaagaCATTCTGTCAACTGGTCagcccactacctccgtaaacaaagccgtagcgCATTCGTGTGTCGTAAGCACAGGTAGCAAATAAAACAGGTAGCAGGTGGCTCTTATatagaaacactagctgatatagatcagctgaaatcaacgaatttttatttgtgtaggagccctacctgtgctgacgtcacacgaatgcactacggttTTGTTTACGGAGATAGTGGTCAGCCCGAGTtaaaagcagagaaaggtcgagagaaattACTATGTAACTTTGAGCTATTATAATGGCATGGGGGAGAAAAGATTGCACCCTTCATGCACAAGTAACTAAACTATTTCGGTTTTAGTACAATTGACTAACTAAGAGCCAAGCCACATGacgcgttttttcaggcgttttcagaggAATCGGCAGGGCATGAAGttttccgattggc
The window above is part of the Nilaparvata lugens isolate BPH chromosome 12, ASM1435652v1, whole genome shotgun sequence genome. Proteins encoded here:
- the LOC111062401 gene encoding uncharacterized protein LOC111062401; protein product: MMETVEVTEHRSNPELLPVQIVSSEGGRVEVISKMAPNPGHMTPDMMTATQYINLHRLPEHMNKVIVTDPISGDLIAHHVDLTSASGGEFAPHAHYYDTEELLAHGLTAEEERRIAAEIVAVQLKQGGGTLVTAQDLLNAKTLTSLSTVSMDGQKAVYIQTVEDVDMHNLQQQENAERGAIMKIYPQQQQEMQVLTRTQSQQPLPPLKKVLSSQSMMIRNKYNETPGIMVELHNSHCWNKRALEEGFNQLEIGSQNTGLTINANKTKYMFNSRIDGQENERQLVMGNSIFERVDEFKYLGAMITHRNEVQDNNSCIKAEHHLEDAAATQQVVMTTTSTPTPTTTTLAPPPHPPPLLAPPPHPPPLTTAHTSASLAPPPLASNHHPPSLATTHNSAPLAPSPHPPSLAPPTDESEEEEDDGESARAASRKSLPHKKRFPRKLKATPTSGARVGAQKTYKCSKCGESFSTQHLLTAHRSVHTGAPIKQRSFNCELCQNKQFATQLKFFEHLKGHYEPAAVGEGVTEGGASNLEMPPIQDANTMIADAKNDHVTQQQQQQQQYVEEQPLAAPVKTELLTCLQCGRGFKRQKALAAHHAIAHAPPPPPLLATPSPQPRPLHDNMAADESVHTGAPIKQRSFNCELCQNKQFATQLKFFEHLKGHYEPAAVGEGVTEGGASNLEMPPIQDANTMIADAKNDHVTQQQQQQQQQQYVEEQPLAAPVKTELLTCLQCGRGFKRQKALAAHHAIAHAPPPPPLLATPSPQPRPLHDNMAADEFSEPEDMMEGIRHVVNMPAVDSGDEEHHLDDKIRWRYQLKASSIYRSIPDMGEMDLQDMHTLQAAAQPLAPAVEEGAAKGVASEKGGEKRPPLTCLECNRVFNHRNSLLYHLRSHSGVRPHQCDICGKGFISGSALKVHMRLHSGAKPYKCEHCNRQFRQWGDLKYHVTSLHSDQKQFQCEYCGKDFARKYSLNVHRRIHTGEKNYECEFCGKSFRASSYLKNHRRIHTGEKPHVCDLCGKPFRVRSDMKRHRRTHTKDQAGNEIIVQGGEEDVDDPRVAPHQAHIVEGEDHSPEIILPDQAPHTPLNLNMRQAGTDGEGGELVYTTAAASRSTHSVDSRDGTLYVWIPAPPHSILSDE